From a single Gimesia fumaroli genomic region:
- a CDS encoding DUF2207 domain-containing protein — MNKDRLNLVLTALGVLAVIAGCVLFPLFRWITVGLIVAVPLLIGSLIVIVGVLLNIGVRGPRSLDDMRCPQCGKWRALREYNRVFLYGNAKFPFDHYNVIYRCRYCLQTQVQEEHAPHPHQYSTERAAVKVLVPGGTYQRYANDLPGKTVGFVRNTLEEEGQISRQLSALVNGQAATDDHVLSVGELLEFVRTDDSRSTTEQDSGPA, encoded by the coding sequence ATGAACAAAGACAGACTCAACCTGGTGCTTACCGCGCTTGGCGTGTTGGCCGTCATCGCTGGTTGTGTGCTGTTTCCCCTGTTTCGCTGGATTACCGTCGGCTTGATTGTGGCTGTGCCCCTGCTGATCGGTTCGCTGATCGTTATTGTGGGGGTACTGCTCAATATCGGCGTGCGTGGGCCCCGATCACTTGACGACATGAGATGCCCCCAGTGCGGCAAGTGGCGGGCGTTGCGGGAATATAACCGCGTGTTTCTGTATGGGAACGCCAAGTTCCCCTTTGACCATTATAATGTCATCTATCGCTGCCGCTATTGTCTGCAGACCCAGGTGCAGGAAGAACACGCCCCACATCCGCATCAGTACTCGACCGAACGAGCGGCGGTGAAAGTCCTGGTTCCGGGTGGCACATACCAACGTTACGCGAATGACCTCCCCGGCAAGACGGTGGGGTTTGTCAGAAACACCCTTGAGGAAGAGGGGCAGATTTCGCGCCAACTCTCCGCTCTCGTGAATGGACAGGCAGCGACCGACGACCATGTGCTGTCGGTGGGAGAGTTGCTTGAATTTGTGCGAACCGATGATTCACGATCCACAACTGAACAGGACAGTGGGCCGGCTTAA
- a CDS encoding DUF434 domain-containing protein has protein sequence MPDRRQHRGAHPQDRGLFDLNAAPALRRATGDLNWLLTRGYASTSALKLVGDRYELNTRQRLAVARCACGEKEATRRQQHQLPTQDLAQQELWIDGYNVLTSLEAALSGGVILHAHDGCFRDMASMHGSYRKVAETIPAIQILGELMAEWEVATCRWLLDQPVSNSGRLKTMLREISEERGWNWEIDLVPDPDPVLIGSDQIVASADSQILNQAERWFNLARTAIDARAPDAWIVDLSCQRV, from the coding sequence ATGCCTGATCGGCGTCAACATCGTGGTGCGCATCCGCAGGATCGGGGTCTGTTTGATCTCAATGCAGCGCCCGCATTGCGCCGGGCGACGGGGGATCTGAACTGGCTGTTGACCCGCGGGTATGCGTCAACGTCTGCACTCAAACTGGTGGGCGACCGGTATGAACTGAATACGCGGCAACGACTGGCCGTGGCTCGTTGTGCCTGCGGTGAAAAGGAAGCCACCCGGCGGCAACAACACCAGCTCCCGACTCAAGACCTCGCGCAACAGGAATTGTGGATCGATGGTTACAACGTGTTGACGTCGCTGGAGGCGGCGTTGTCGGGCGGGGTCATCCTGCATGCGCACGATGGCTGTTTCCGTGACATGGCCAGCATGCACGGCAGCTATCGCAAGGTGGCAGAGACGATCCCCGCGATTCAGATCCTGGGAGAGCTGATGGCGGAATGGGAGGTCGCAACCTGTCGCTGGCTGCTGGATCAGCCGGTCTCCAACAGTGGGCGTTTGAAGACGATGCTGCGGGAGATCAGCGAGGAACGCGGCTGGAACTGGGAGATCGACCTGGTGCCTGACCCCGATCCCGTGTTGATCGGCTCGGATCAGATCGTGGCCTCTGCCGACAGCCAGATTCTCAACCAGGCAGAACGCTGGTTCAACCTGGCACGCACCGCCATCGACGCGCGGGCTCCCGATGCCTGGATCGTGGATCTATCGTGCCAAAGAGTGTGA
- a CDS encoding sialate O-acetylesterase, with protein MTQTPLQHLLIGLLFLIGLGTLPTSVLAELKLSGIFSDHMVLQRDQRLPIWGWADKNQKVTVMFSGQTVSTTADHSGFWQVNLTPLQHNSQGQELSVQCGPESLTVRDIVIGDVWHASGQSNMAMQVRSVAQKIPAAKQHIAKARFPAIRFRRVSENQSAAPLADLPVRGGWVPCSPASAANVSAAAFYFARKLHQELGVPIGIINTSRGGTPIEPFIPRDAFTSHPTLQQELKLGDQEDLRGIWKLPGGVYARDANWLPGRLFHSRLSPITAFPVRGLIWYQGESNCGKGEDPRDYQQKMRALITGWRQALGDESLPVYFVQLPGSGAGPGWPYLREQQRLSSNLPHTGMVVTIDLLDPDIHPPNKIDVGERLARWALAEEYNKPVPFSGPLFQRVTIDNESVIVHFTHADNGLMVAVKEGSQPPRETPDKTLKHFELADATGHWFPAEATINENTIVVTSKQVPAPAAVRYACAVNPQHCRLYNRSGLPASPFCSKAEFFHYAPELPVD; from the coding sequence ATGACACAAACACCGTTACAACATCTACTAATCGGACTCCTGTTTCTGATCGGACTGGGAACACTCCCGACCTCTGTGCTAGCCGAGTTAAAACTCTCAGGCATCTTCAGCGATCACATGGTGCTACAACGTGATCAACGTCTACCGATCTGGGGCTGGGCTGATAAAAACCAAAAGGTCACCGTGATGTTTAGCGGACAGACCGTTTCCACCACAGCAGACCACAGCGGCTTCTGGCAGGTGAATTTAACGCCCCTGCAACACAATAGCCAGGGGCAAGAATTGTCCGTGCAATGTGGTCCGGAGTCGCTTACCGTTCGTGATATTGTCATCGGCGATGTCTGGCATGCCAGCGGTCAGTCGAATATGGCGATGCAGGTTCGCTCGGTGGCTCAAAAAATCCCCGCAGCAAAACAGCACATCGCCAAGGCCAGGTTCCCCGCCATTCGCTTTCGTCGCGTTTCGGAAAACCAATCGGCGGCCCCACTGGCTGACTTGCCGGTACGAGGCGGCTGGGTCCCCTGCTCTCCTGCTTCCGCTGCAAATGTTTCCGCAGCCGCCTTTTATTTTGCCCGCAAACTACATCAGGAACTCGGGGTCCCGATCGGCATCATCAATACATCGCGGGGAGGCACTCCCATTGAGCCCTTCATTCCGCGCGACGCATTTACTTCTCATCCCACATTGCAGCAGGAACTGAAACTCGGAGATCAGGAAGATCTGCGCGGCATCTGGAAACTGCCAGGCGGCGTGTATGCTCGCGATGCGAACTGGCTGCCGGGCCGCTTGTTTCATTCGCGACTGTCACCGATTACCGCGTTTCCTGTTCGTGGACTGATCTGGTATCAGGGCGAATCCAACTGTGGAAAAGGAGAAGATCCGCGTGACTATCAACAGAAGATGCGGGCTTTGATTACCGGCTGGCGGCAGGCACTCGGCGATGAGAGCCTGCCCGTTTATTTCGTGCAGCTTCCCGGCAGTGGCGCAGGTCCCGGTTGGCCTTACCTGCGGGAACAACAACGATTGAGCAGCAATCTGCCGCACACCGGCATGGTGGTCACCATTGATTTGCTCGACCCGGATATTCATCCCCCCAACAAAATTGATGTCGGCGAACGACTCGCACGCTGGGCACTGGCAGAAGAATACAACAAACCGGTTCCCTTTAGCGGCCCCCTGTTTCAGCGCGTCACGATTGACAACGAAAGTGTCATCGTACACTTCACGCATGCAGACAACGGTCTGATGGTCGCCGTCAAAGAGGGAAGCCAACCACCGCGCGAAACACCAGACAAAACGTTGAAACATTTTGAACTCGCCGACGCAACGGGCCACTGGTTTCCCGCGGAAGCAACCATCAACGAAAACACGATCGTCGTCACCAGCAAACAGGTTCCCGCTCCGGCTGCCGTGCGATACGCGTGCGCCGTCAATCCACAGCACTGCCGTCTTTACAATCGCTCGGGCCTACCCGCCTCTCCCTTTTGTTCAAAAGCAGAATTCTTTCACTACGCACCGGAATTACCGGTCGACTAA
- a CDS encoding DUF2262 domain-containing protein, with protein MPCRRFELTEGKSSKFWEINQRGKQTRVCFGRIGTNGQTREKEYDSTAAAKSAMTSLIVQKVKKGYLEITKSSKVKTSAKTKSKSTTQNQTSHTNLITSAASIPKNETFTMVGLVDPSMSGGGVKNGRAKLWTFVVGLIAWKINDGPVVNDRIDVMAPKVNYLTLSKRMKQFEAWKSVRLTVQRSKRQTRPHMMVDLIKFQGESQDKNILQARKKLSEPIEIRDRTFGTIRFNREHRLFEGEILHQNETFYLEFDTESIEEAKTIIKLAKPLWRSRKKWFKEFHAFVFDKLFDDCQRWRSYVDADPLTADEFKRLLDDPYKLEFRLRAGKLEYEMHNCSEELFFDHGLRVNGSSAKGLIDAYCE; from the coding sequence ATGCCATGCAGACGATTCGAGTTAACTGAAGGAAAGTCATCAAAGTTTTGGGAAATCAATCAGCGCGGCAAACAGACCAGAGTCTGCTTTGGCCGAATTGGCACTAACGGCCAGACCAGAGAAAAAGAATATGATTCTACAGCTGCTGCAAAGTCTGCCATGACCTCGCTGATTGTGCAAAAGGTAAAGAAGGGTTATCTTGAGATCACCAAAAGTTCAAAAGTGAAGACATCAGCGAAAACAAAATCCAAAAGCACAACGCAGAACCAAACATCACATACAAACTTAATCACTTCAGCTGCGTCGATTCCCAAAAATGAAACGTTCACAATGGTTGGTCTGGTTGACCCTTCGATGAGTGGAGGGGGAGTCAAAAACGGCCGGGCCAAGCTATGGACTTTTGTTGTTGGGCTGATTGCCTGGAAAATCAATGATGGTCCGGTCGTTAATGATCGCATTGATGTCATGGCTCCCAAAGTCAATTATCTAACACTATCGAAACGGATGAAGCAATTCGAGGCATGGAAATCCGTACGATTGACAGTGCAACGATCTAAGCGACAAACACGCCCCCATATGATGGTTGACTTGATCAAATTCCAGGGTGAGTCTCAAGACAAAAATATACTGCAAGCCAGGAAAAAACTAAGCGAGCCTATCGAAATTCGGGATCGAACTTTTGGAACCATCCGCTTCAACCGAGAACACAGACTTTTTGAAGGTGAGATCTTACATCAAAATGAAACCTTCTATTTAGAATTCGATACCGAATCCATTGAAGAAGCAAAGACAATCATCAAACTTGCTAAACCGCTCTGGCGATCGCGCAAGAAATGGTTTAAAGAGTTCCACGCATTTGTATTTGATAAACTGTTTGATGACTGTCAAAGATGGCGTTCGTACGTTGACGCAGACCCATTGACGGCTGACGAATTCAAACGCCTGCTTGATGATCCGTACAAACTGGAATTCCGCTTGAGAGCTGGTAAGCTAGAATATGAAATGCATAATTGTAGTGAAGAGCTCTTTTTCGATCATGGCCTGAGAGTCAATGGATCTTCCGCTAAAGGATTGATCGACGCATATTGCGAATAA
- a CDS encoding PVC-type heme-binding CxxCH protein, with amino-acid sequence MRLCLVIAALFLCNLHSTVRAEKPFELKKNERIAAVGNSLAERMNLFGNFETLMHTRFPEKEIIFRNFGWPADAVGIQQRPSNYTAIDDPLEVYGPETFFCFFGFNESFAGDSKESLDAFVAKYRAYIDEQTKRFTKEGRKPRFVLISPIAFEATGNPLQPSGVEENKNLAAYTAAIKKLAKEDGHRFVDLFTDTKPLFDKEPGNQYTSNGAHANEKGDRVIGELLDASLFVSRHPMGTGTSQFELVRKWVNDKSWFHAQDYRMLNGWYVYGGRRTWDMETFPGEYQKIRKMVAVRDHYIWELAAGGVVPDQPDDSKTGEVFIPETMFGSRSDSFREMREPKELKYPTPEESIKMMTVPEGFKVELFASEREFPELANPNQIAFDNKGRLWVSCMANYPQWMPGAGRPSDRLLIFEDTDGDGRADKCTPFYDKLICPTGFEFWNGGVLVVDEPRILFLKDTDGDDKADLVEQIVDGIATDDTHHTVGAWEYSNGGLLHMLEGVALSTTLETPYGAFRNKDTAGCYTLDPRSLKFRHFRTPGYGNPWCLVFDKWGNGMVGDGTNAKQHWTSPLSGLEVNTRRTLEPNFDNQGMRPAVGNEFLISRHLPDAMQDQFIYACVINMHGMPRFNLRDQKDGAGFEGERVDDLLSSTDMIFRPVDPKVGPDGAIWFGDWCNALIGHMQYSQRDPNRDHKHGRVYRLVNTKKPLLKPVTQAGKSIEELLEQLQAYELRTRYRARRELWDRDRDQVLTAVSKWVEGVNDPMQLCEAMWVQESFRAVDPKLVDRILASDEYRARAAAIHVLVNEKDRQPKLMDYLAKAVNDPHPRVRLEAVRGLSFFPSVEATELALKAADQKRDYWIDYTLEHTLHALKPAWEAAEKNPDFLANSSDAAKKYLDRYKKMTGPGGAAVKPLEMAESVESPPAKRKAAIRELAKLAGGNADRGQGVFKQVCSACHKVGDLGKKFGPDLSDIGQRVSKIEMMTSILMPNDKISKGYETVAILTEEGEVHTGFILSETDDMISLGLAKGKKIDIPKDEIDVRKPMKSSSMPEGLIKTIAPIEFLDLVAYLSKQRQITAMKDKEGWISAKQKTIKLRKHNGFQEISRDAAIKFGGKFGNKTWNKDAYLFLTDVPAESFDFAFHSDHDTDSPSVTIRLKNDSEVRSIWLRNRGGLQERAKGLTVWISSDGTNFEKVWTADKVAPQWMVELPEGTRAKFVKVGLEGKGTLHLHQAVIYGK; translated from the coding sequence ATGCGACTTTGTCTTGTAATAGCTGCTCTCTTCCTGTGCAATTTGCATTCGACGGTCAGGGCTGAAAAGCCTTTCGAACTGAAAAAAAATGAGCGGATTGCCGCCGTCGGAAACTCGTTGGCCGAACGCATGAATCTGTTCGGTAATTTCGAGACGCTCATGCATACGCGCTTTCCCGAGAAGGAGATCATTTTTCGGAACTTCGGCTGGCCTGCAGATGCGGTCGGCATTCAACAGCGCCCCAGTAATTACACGGCGATTGACGATCCGCTGGAAGTCTACGGGCCGGAAACGTTTTTCTGTTTCTTCGGCTTCAATGAATCCTTCGCCGGCGATTCCAAAGAAAGTCTGGATGCTTTCGTCGCGAAGTACCGTGCCTATATCGACGAGCAAACCAAACGCTTCACCAAAGAAGGTCGCAAGCCACGCTTTGTGCTGATCAGCCCGATTGCTTTTGAAGCAACAGGCAATCCGCTGCAGCCTTCTGGTGTGGAAGAAAACAAAAATCTGGCCGCATATACCGCGGCGATCAAAAAACTGGCAAAGGAAGACGGGCATCGTTTTGTCGACCTGTTTACCGACACCAAACCGCTGTTCGACAAGGAACCCGGCAACCAGTATACATCAAACGGTGCTCACGCTAACGAAAAGGGCGACCGGGTGATTGGCGAGCTGCTGGATGCCAGTCTTTTCGTTTCGCGTCATCCAATGGGAACGGGAACGTCTCAATTCGAGTTGGTTCGCAAATGGGTGAATGACAAATCCTGGTTCCACGCGCAAGACTATCGAATGCTCAACGGCTGGTATGTTTACGGCGGTCGTCGTACCTGGGACATGGAAACGTTTCCCGGTGAGTATCAGAAGATTCGCAAAATGGTGGCCGTCCGTGACCACTACATCTGGGAGTTGGCCGCTGGTGGGGTTGTGCCGGATCAGCCCGATGATTCCAAGACCGGTGAAGTCTTCATTCCCGAAACAATGTTCGGCAGCCGCAGCGATTCATTTCGCGAAATGCGGGAACCTAAAGAGCTGAAGTATCCAACGCCGGAAGAGTCCATCAAGATGATGACGGTTCCCGAAGGCTTCAAGGTTGAACTGTTTGCTTCCGAGCGTGAGTTCCCTGAACTGGCCAATCCGAATCAGATCGCATTTGATAACAAAGGACGTCTGTGGGTTTCGTGTATGGCCAATTATCCGCAGTGGATGCCCGGCGCGGGACGCCCCAGCGACCGCCTGTTGATCTTTGAAGATACCGACGGCGATGGTCGCGCTGACAAGTGCACTCCCTTTTATGACAAGTTAATTTGCCCGACCGGTTTTGAATTCTGGAACGGCGGCGTGCTGGTCGTGGATGAGCCGCGAATTCTGTTCCTCAAAGATACGGACGGCGATGACAAAGCCGATCTGGTCGAACAGATTGTGGATGGCATCGCGACCGACGACACCCACCATACAGTGGGTGCCTGGGAATATTCCAACGGCGGCCTGTTGCACATGCTCGAAGGGGTCGCCCTGTCGACGACTCTGGAAACCCCCTACGGTGCCTTTCGTAATAAAGATACCGCCGGCTGTTATACGCTCGATCCACGCAGCCTGAAGTTCCGTCACTTCCGCACACCTGGTTATGGTAACCCGTGGTGTCTCGTCTTCGACAAGTGGGGCAATGGTATGGTGGGTGATGGTACCAACGCCAAACAGCACTGGACGAGTCCCTTGTCCGGTCTGGAAGTCAATACGCGTCGCACGCTCGAACCCAACTTCGATAACCAGGGCATGCGTCCCGCGGTCGGTAATGAATTCCTGATTTCGCGGCACCTGCCCGATGCGATGCAGGATCAGTTTATCTATGCCTGCGTGATCAACATGCACGGTATGCCGCGCTTCAATCTGCGTGATCAGAAAGACGGCGCCGGCTTTGAAGGGGAGCGGGTCGACGATCTGCTTTCCTCGACCGATATGATCTTCCGTCCCGTTGATCCCAAAGTCGGCCCCGATGGCGCGATCTGGTTTGGCGACTGGTGTAATGCCTTGATTGGTCATATGCAGTACTCACAACGCGATCCAAACCGCGACCACAAACATGGGCGCGTTTATCGGCTGGTCAATACAAAGAAACCACTCTTGAAACCTGTGACTCAGGCCGGCAAATCGATTGAGGAATTGCTGGAGCAGTTGCAGGCCTACGAACTGCGGACACGCTATCGTGCTCGCCGCGAACTCTGGGACCGTGATCGGGACCAGGTGCTGACAGCTGTCAGCAAATGGGTGGAAGGCGTGAACGACCCGATGCAGTTATGTGAAGCGATGTGGGTTCAGGAAAGTTTCCGTGCCGTCGATCCGAAACTCGTCGATCGCATTCTGGCTTCAGACGAATACCGTGCCCGGGCGGCTGCGATTCACGTTCTGGTCAATGAAAAGGATCGTCAGCCAAAGCTGATGGACTATCTGGCTAAAGCGGTTAATGATCCTCATCCACGTGTGCGGTTGGAAGCCGTTCGCGGATTGAGTTTCTTCCCTTCAGTGGAAGCAACCGAGCTCGCGTTAAAGGCAGCCGACCAGAAACGTGATTACTGGATCGATTACACGCTTGAACACACATTGCATGCCTTGAAGCCCGCCTGGGAAGCGGCTGAAAAGAATCCTGACTTTCTAGCCAATTCTTCTGACGCGGCGAAGAAGTACCTCGACCGCTACAAAAAGATGACCGGGCCAGGTGGTGCGGCCGTGAAGCCGTTGGAAATGGCGGAATCCGTCGAATCTCCACCAGCGAAACGGAAAGCGGCGATCCGCGAGCTGGCAAAATTGGCAGGCGGTAACGCCGACCGGGGGCAAGGCGTGTTCAAGCAGGTCTGTTCGGCCTGTCACAAGGTTGGTGATCTGGGCAAAAAGTTCGGCCCCGATCTCAGCGACATCGGTCAGCGAGTCAGCAAAATCGAAATGATGACGTCGATCCTGATGCCCAACGACAAGATTTCGAAAGGTTATGAAACCGTCGCCATTCTGACGGAGGAAGGTGAAGTGCATACCGGCTTTATTCTTTCCGAAACCGATGACATGATTTCTCTGGGACTGGCGAAGGGTAAAAAGATCGACATCCCGAAAGACGAAATCGATGTGCGTAAGCCGATGAAGTCCAGCTCAATGCCTGAAGGGTTGATCAAAACGATCGCGCCGATCGAATTTTTAGATCTGGTGGCCTATCTGTCGAAGCAACGTCAGATTACCGCGATGAAAGACAAAGAGGGCTGGATCAGTGCGAAGCAGAAAACAATCAAGCTGCGGAAGCACAACGGGTTTCAGGAAATCTCGCGCGATGCGGCGATCAAATTCGGCGGCAAGTTCGGGAACAAAACCTGGAACAAAGACGCATACCTGTTTCTGACGGATGTGCCTGCAGAGTCGTTTGATTTCGCGTTCCATTCGGATCACGATACCGATTCGCCTTCCGTGACAATCCGGTTGAAGAATGATTCCGAAGTTCGTTCCATCTGGTTACGAAATCGGGGCGGCCTGCAGGAACGGGCCAAAGGACTGACCGTCTGGATCTCGTCCGATGGCACCAACTTCGAAAAAGTCTGGACGGCCGACAAAGTCGCCCCGCAATGGATGGTCGAACTGCCTGAGGGAACCCGCGCGAAATTCGTCAAGGTCGGCCTCGAAGGTAAAGGCACCTTGCACCTGCATCAGGCCGTGATTTACGGCAAGTAA
- a CDS encoding S9 family peptidase: MTLTLASGSGFAEESDKIDRSQLTIDRIYKSKEFDSKPYSARWLEEESAFTTLVPSEEYKERKDILRHDALTGKTEIMVAASKLIPPGESLPLKINDYAWSKDRSKLLVYTNSKRVWRKNTRGDYWILDLTSNQLQKLGGDGKPATMMFAKLSPNGQEVAYVRNRNIYVQNLFDHSIRCLTQTASDDVINGTADWVYEEEFQLRAGFHWSPDGTKIAYWQINTTGVNKFPIVNNTDTLYPEVVWFAYPKTGQQNPSCRIGVVNCLSGKTTWMNVPGNPRDHYIPRMQWAANSNELLIQQLNRIQNCNQLFLADHFSGDVKPVLTEKDKAWVDIHDELYWLADGDRFTWISERDGWRHAYLVSRSGDKICLLTPGNFDVIKLLHTDEENGLVYFIASPANATQRFLYRVRFDGSGMERVTPENETGIHDYKFSKDTAWAIHSKSTFDQPTTTELISVPDHQSQRILNEEKEVQERLSQLSRIPTEFFRVETGDGIQLDGWCIKPPDFDPSGKYPLLVHVYGEPAGSTVIDRWGGNNYLWHLMLAQQGYVVMSFDNRGTKVPRGREWRKSVYRKIGILPPQDQAAAVRAVLKERPYLDSDRVGIWGWSGGGSSSLHAIFKYPELYSTAIAIAPVPNQRYYDTIYQERYMGLPGSNVDGYREGSPINFAKQLEGNLLLIHGTADDNCHYQTVELLIDELVAHNKQFDLMAYPNRTHAVKERKNTSRHLRQLMTRYLNQHLPVQTNHQKQVTRKE, encoded by the coding sequence ATGACACTCACTCTAGCTTCCGGTTCAGGCTTCGCAGAGGAATCTGATAAAATTGACCGATCACAACTCACGATCGATCGAATCTACAAAAGTAAAGAGTTTGATTCCAAGCCATACTCTGCCCGTTGGCTGGAGGAGGAGAGTGCCTTCACAACGCTCGTACCATCAGAGGAATACAAAGAGAGGAAGGACATACTTCGGCACGATGCTCTGACCGGAAAGACGGAAATCATGGTTGCGGCGAGCAAATTAATTCCGCCCGGAGAGTCGTTGCCACTGAAGATTAACGATTACGCCTGGTCGAAGGATCGATCTAAGCTTTTAGTTTATACAAATTCGAAACGTGTCTGGCGTAAAAATACACGTGGTGATTATTGGATACTCGATCTGACCTCGAATCAGCTTCAGAAGTTAGGAGGTGATGGCAAGCCTGCCACGATGATGTTCGCAAAATTATCTCCCAATGGACAGGAAGTCGCCTATGTTCGAAACCGCAATATCTATGTCCAAAACCTGTTCGATCACAGCATTCGTTGTCTTACACAAACCGCCAGCGACGATGTGATCAATGGTACCGCGGACTGGGTTTACGAGGAAGAATTTCAATTGCGTGCCGGTTTCCACTGGAGTCCCGATGGCACAAAAATTGCCTACTGGCAAATCAATACAACAGGCGTCAATAAATTTCCGATCGTCAACAATACCGATACTCTGTATCCAGAGGTCGTTTGGTTCGCCTATCCTAAAACTGGTCAACAAAATCCAAGTTGCCGAATTGGTGTTGTCAACTGTTTGTCAGGCAAGACAACCTGGATGAACGTGCCCGGTAATCCACGCGACCATTACATACCACGAATGCAATGGGCGGCCAACTCGAATGAGTTGCTGATCCAGCAGTTAAATCGGATACAAAACTGCAATCAGCTCTTTTTGGCAGATCACTTCAGCGGCGATGTGAAACCTGTGCTTACCGAAAAAGACAAGGCCTGGGTTGATATTCACGATGAATTATACTGGCTGGCTGATGGTGACCGGTTTACCTGGATCAGTGAACGAGATGGTTGGCGACATGCCTATCTGGTATCTCGCTCGGGAGATAAAATTTGTCTGCTGACACCAGGTAACTTTGACGTCATCAAACTGCTACACACCGATGAAGAGAACGGTTTGGTTTACTTCATCGCTTCACCTGCTAACGCAACACAGCGTTTTCTCTATCGGGTTCGGTTTGACGGTAGCGGAATGGAGCGGGTGACACCAGAGAACGAAACGGGAATTCACGACTACAAATTCTCGAAAGACACAGCCTGGGCAATCCACAGTAAATCGACATTCGATCAACCTACGACAACAGAACTGATCAGCGTTCCTGATCACCAAAGTCAACGTATTCTGAATGAAGAGAAAGAGGTGCAGGAGCGTCTATCACAACTATCCCGCATTCCAACGGAGTTCTTTCGCGTCGAAACAGGTGACGGTATTCAGCTCGATGGATGGTGTATCAAACCGCCCGATTTTGATCCATCTGGAAAATATCCGCTTCTCGTCCATGTCTATGGAGAACCGGCCGGATCCACCGTCATTGACCGTTGGGGTGGCAACAACTATCTCTGGCACTTGATGCTGGCGCAGCAGGGTTATGTTGTCATGAGCTTTGATAATCGAGGCACCAAAGTTCCCCGCGGTCGGGAGTGGCGGAAGAGCGTCTATCGTAAAATCGGAATACTGCCACCGCAGGATCAGGCGGCCGCTGTTCGTGCCGTTCTCAAAGAACGCCCCTACCTTGACTCAGATCGAGTTGGCATCTGGGGATGGAGCGGCGGTGGCTCTTCAAGTCTCCATGCAATTTTTAAATACCCGGAACTGTATTCGACGGCCATTGCCATCGCACCGGTCCCGAATCAGCGCTACTACGACACCATCTATCAGGAACGCTATATGGGACTTCCCGGATCGAATGTGGATGGGTATCGGGAAGGGTCCCCAATCAACTTTGCCAAACAACTAGAAGGAAATCTCCTGCTGATTCACGGAACCGCCGATGACAATTGCCATTACCAAACGGTGGAACTGTTGATCGACGAGCTTGTTGCACACAACAAACAGTTCGATCTGATGGCATATCCCAATCGCACGCATGCGGTCAAGGAGCGAAAAAACACATCGCGACATCTACGTCAACTGATGACACGGTACCTGAATCAACATCTTCCCGTTCAAACAAATCATCAAAAGCAGGTTACCAGAAAAGAATAA